The genomic window aaaaaatatttttgaaacaGGTGTTCTAATAtcttcttttatatttttataaggcTATTCTGGTAAAAAGAGAAGTTAGATTTCAGACAACACAAGCTCTTATAAAACAACAATATTGCCATGTTACCTTGGGGTTTGTAAAAAAGCCTCCTTTATTGTTTTCTTATCAGACCTATCAAAAATAAGTGCTGAGCTTCATCATACCATTTCTGACATATTGGGTGTTCCGTACAATATTATACTAGGATGAGCCTCATCTCTTTCACTTTCTCTAAGTCAGTAGAATGGAAAATAGCATAGTAGAATATGTAAGTTAGTATAGTAAAAAAAGGTATGGCGATAAAAAATAAATGTGACATTACAAAAGTACACTCTTTTAGAAGGTTAGTGGAGCTTTATGGATATGTTGGACATATGTGTCAGAAGCTTTCCCGACTTCTCATGCTTTAAGAATACTGGGAAGGTAAGATGTGTGTGACAGAAGTTGGTGTAATCTGTGCCCAAATCTGGCCCATGTGTTATGAGACAGATTTATAGAAGAGAATtagataaaaacattttttacaccatCATCAACAAGAAATTGGGAGTGGCCACGTTTTCCCTCACATTATTGGCCTACAAGCCTGGACAAATTTAAAGATCAATCAGATTTTAAAACCTGGGTCACGGTCAAAATTCAGACACACTTTTAAGGTCCCCACACCTTATACTTTAGTCAAACATACCAACCGTACCAAGCATACCCGTCCATTGGTGAATAGTGTATGGGGCTCTACTAACCAATCACCAGCAGATGATGTCAGTGAGGATAGGGATTAGACATGATGGGAAATCGCCCCCCCAACCCCTtggttctcagagagataagccacaaccCCATTATttgacacaaaacacacaaagaaTTTTGGGTATAATCTTTGGCATTTTTATCTTACTTAAAACGTAGGTCGCTGTTAGACCATAGCAGAAATACACAACACACATCCAGCCATgcagtacacatacatacatttcagacatacacatacatacatttaactattgtaaaaatattttttaagtaGATTAAGTCACCTATAGTATACTATTTTATTCGGCTCAAAACAGCAACTAATTCTTAAGACTtactctccatctatacagaacatatgTAAATTCTCTTTTAAGTACATTTAGATAATATCATAAGGTTCCCGAAAAATTATTTGTAAATATGTATATGTTTGAAAATATGAACATTGTAAAGTAAAACAGacaaaaatatacattatttCTTTTTAGGAGcgtttgatttaaaggggttctcaggcactacaaaaacatggccacttttccctctactgttgtctccagttcaggtgtggtttgcaattaagctcctttacttcaatggaactgagtttcaaaaccccacccaatctggagacaacagtagggcaaagtggccatgtttttgtagcgctggataacccctttaaaaaacataaTGCTTTCTCCATTATGATGTAAAAAAGCAGGACAAAGCAAAACTCAAGTCAAGATAAACCAAACCAAAGAAACAATGCTATGGAATTAAAAACAGACATCTGCTAtccattaataaaaaattaaGGGAAGCAAAACATATTAGATGACTTCTTGAGGTATTCTTTAACCAAACATATTAATTTATCCTTTCCCTAAAGACATAAATTTCCACAAGAGATTTACAGAAGTAGTGCATTTTTTGACATAGGAAAACATACCTGTGGTATGAGGTTTTCAGCAGGTGAACAATTTTTTGACGTTTCATTTCCAATCCCTGAGTCATTGGCATCTATTAGACTATCAACAGGAACATTGTGTTGAGGCTTAAGGTAAGAAAATTCCCTCTCACTTGGGTCCAAAGTTACACAGACATCATAGGAATATGGCAGAGGTAATGTTCCATTGTTGAATAATGATGTAAATCTGGGATCAACCGGTGGATATAGACTTGTACTCATGGCTCCAAATGAAGAAGAAGATTTGGACTCTTTGTATTTGGAGACAACTGCCATAATCACAGTCACCATGAAGAGAAAAGAGATCAATGCCAAGGCTATGACCAAGTACAACTGTAGGTTGGATGGAGATTCTTCTTTGTTGGCCTGACTGCTCAACTCAGGAAGGACCTGATGGAAATGATCAGCGATCACCATGTTTATAGTGACTGAAGCTGAGCGGGAGGGAATCCCATTGTCTTTTACTAGAACCACAATTCCATGTTTCATGATGTCTTTTTCTTGAAATACACGAGATGTCCTGATCTCCCCTGTTGTCTGGTCAATGGTGAAGAGTGATGGTTCTGAAGATTGTAAGAAGAAAGACAACCAGGCATTGTGTCCAGAGTCAGCGTCCACTGCCACCACTTTAGATACTAAGGAGCCTTGATCAGAGGTCCAAGGAACCATCTCAAATGTTGAGCTATCGAGCTCTGGTGATGGATACAGAACGACTGGTGAGTTATCATTCTGGTCTACTATACATATTCTTAGTGTTGTGCTGCTGTTTAGAAATGGAGATCCATTGTCTCTGGCGATGATTTGGATATTAAATTCTCTATGCTTCTCATAATCAAATGATCGCTGAGCATAGATGACCCCAGTTACTGGATTCATGGAGATGTAGAACGAAAGGGGATCTTCTTCATCACTTCTAAACACTATAGAATATGTTATCTTAGCATTGTCTTCACTGTCCATATCTCTTGCTTGAACACTAAATATTGAAGCTCCCGGTGAATTATTTTCTGGTATAAATGCAGTGTAACCTGATTTCTCAAACACTGGAGCATTGTCATTGACATCTGATACATCAAGCCTGATAACTTTTCTAGAAGTCATTTCAGGAGAACCTTTATCTGAGGCTTGTATTGTGATGTTATAGGATGATATTATTTCTCTATCTAGACTACTTTTTGTAACAATTTTGTAAAAATTACTTGCTGATATTAGTTCAAATGGTAAATCCCCTTTTATTATACATTGGACCTCACCATTTTCTTCTGAGTCGCGATCACGAACTTTAATCAGAGCCACAACAGTTCCCGGGGCAGAATCCTCAGGAATAATACCTGATGATGAGGTTATGGATATCTCAGGAGCATTGTCATTTTCATCTGTTATTTCAATCAAAACCTTAGCATGAGCAGCTAGCCCGCCTCCATCTTGTGCTTGTAAAGAAATTTCATAATATTTTGTGATTTCAAAATCcaaattttctgttattttaatctCTCCATTTCTGGGGTTAACAGTAAAAGTCTGAAGAATATGATTTTCACTTGTACTAAATGAGTAAGTGATTTGTCCATTGACACCTTCATCTTCATCACTTGCACTGACCTGCAGAATTGTTGAATTCACTGGTATATTTTCCCTAACACTTACTTTATATACATCCTGTGTAAATACTGGAGAATTATCATTGAAGTCAGTGACAATGATACTTATTAGGGCAGTGCCTGTCTGTACAGGATTTCCAGCATCAGAAGCTGTTAGAATGAGTTCATGCTTGTCTTGTGTCTCTCGGTCTAGAGGTTTCTCTAGTATAAGCTCTGGAAATACACTGCCATCAGTGCTGACCTTCTCTCCAAGAGTAAAATACTGGTTTGCACTGAGTCTGTAGCTGATCAGAGAATTATCACCGATATCCAGATCTTCTGCTTTTTGTAGTACAAATTTGGCTCCTGGGGATGTGaattcactcatttctaatgTCAGTGTGTTATGGACAAATTTAGGTGAATTGTCATTTATATCTTGAATATTAATCTTGATACTAAATACATTTAGAGGATTTTCCACCACAGCATCAAATGTAAGGACACAATCAGCTGCAGCTCTACATAATGTCTCCCTGTCTATCCTATCAGCAATGTATAGGTCTCCATTATCCAGATTCACACTGATATATTTTTCAGAAACATCAGAAACAATATGTAATTTCCTTCTGGACAGATCCTTAACATCTATTTGTAGATCCTTTGCTATATTCCCAACAATAGagccttttcttaattcttcattAATGGAATAATGAATCTGACCAGAGACTGAATGACACAGCCAGgagaataagaagggaaatattaCTTGCCATCTGAGTCCTTGCATTGCTTGTCCTTCCTGCAGCTGTAATCCAGCCATCCTTCTTCTCAGCATAAATATAATGATGAATTTCTTGTTACAAATATAATCCAGCAAGTTAAGCAAAAGAAAATAATCCCTCTTCCTTTTCAGTCCTCTTCCTAGCACATCCTGGTCTGAAATGCTTTGTATTCCTTATTGTTGCTCACTGCATCATGGAGGTGATTCTGGATTTGCAGAATTCTTTCCTTATTGGTGAACAGCGGCGCTCTGAGGCGTAAGTAAGGAACTGCAGCATCAGTGTCTAAAATTCACTTTTACAATATTTTACTTAAAGCTTGATATTCTTCTTTGCAGAAATATGACTTACTTGTATTTTTTGATGTTTTATACACAAAATAATTTTAGGCTGTTTTTATCTAATGTTTAAATTCATAAAAAACATGTAGTTACTAATAAGTACAGATGACATTTACAGATCTTTCAATGTTCATGACTCTGTGTTTAACTTGCTTTATTTGCTCATTAAATCTTTGTTGTAAAACAAATTTTAGTTAATATTAGAAACACTATTATGGTCAATGCAGTAACTAATCATGGTCCTTCCTGCCCTGTCCGTCATGTTTCTCTTTGTCAATAAAAAAGTTTGTAGATATCAATGAATAGCGTCtgcaaaaaacggacatgtcagtttcatCCTGCGGCCacttggaatcccggctggagtttatattatgtgtatacactccacacgtgattccattgacttttattgcaaAGTATATTTTGAAGTAATatacggccggtgttgcaatttgcaatttaattcaaaatatacattacatgaacatggccttacactgtaTAGTGTATCAGGACTTATCCTAGCCAGGGCCATTTCTGCCATGAGGGCAAAATAAGTTTATTGCTCAGGTGGCAGGTTTGTAGGGGTGCCATGTTTTATGGTGTGGCCATTaatgatactgtctgctacacactaCTGACTTTATTGACCCTATGACCTgtaaatgatagctggacacagacatagaatgTAAGGAGTCAGGACTGTGGgcactggggtgggggtggggggtgccatTTCAGGTTTCATCTCAGGTACCAGAAAAACTAGAATGTGCCCTAATCCTATTTGTCACATAACAAAGGCGCCCAGACatttcatcattattattattattattattattattattattattattattattattattttcttaaagATATACCATGTATATTAAgtgaaaatgtttaaaaaatatgTCTATGGCAACATTTAAGTTAATTTTTAACtaaataaaagattaaaaaatgaATGTGGAGGGCTTGTGAAGGAGGTAATAGAGAAAAGCACACTTGCATTGTTCATCTTAAGTTGTCTTGACCCTTAAGATGTAGAATCC from Dendropsophus ebraccatus isolate aDenEbr1 chromosome 1, aDenEbr1.pat, whole genome shotgun sequence includes these protein-coding regions:
- the LOC138791883 gene encoding protocadherin gamma-B1-like isoform X40 — protein: MKHGIVVLVKDNGIPSRSASVTINMVIADHFHQVLPELSSQANKEESPSNLQLYLVIALALISFLFMVTVIMAVVSKYKESKSSSSFGAMSTSLYPPVDPRFTSLFNNGTLPLPYSYDVCVTLDPSEREFSYLKPQHNVPVDSLIDANDSGIGNETSKNCSPAENLIPQQGQPNTDWRFTQTQRPGPSGTQQPTEEAGVWPNNQFETERLQAMILASANEAAEGSSAMGGGTGTMGLSARYGPQFTLQHVPDYRQNIYIPGTTSTLTNAAGKRDGKAGAPSGNKKKSGKKEKK